The Capsicum annuum cultivar UCD-10X-F1 unplaced genomic scaffold, UCD10Xv1.1 ctg68579, whole genome shotgun sequence region aaatgggttcaattcagtacaaaaaattcaaaatcaaacgtAATATAACTacgaaaattgaaaatttttttaatCGTTATCCAAAGCAAAACCCGATTAAACATGCGAAATCGACAATGTTAactaaaaatactcaaattttGACTAATTCAACGAAGAACAGTGCAATTTTTGTCAAGATCGAAAACCCCCAACACAAAGAGTCatcaaaaaaaattactaaaatagatCTAGAACTGATTGGGGAAGAAAATTACACTTACCTaagcaagaaaaattaaaaaaattcgcCTAAGGGAGCAAAAATCAGCCGAattattttttttcgaaaaaatatAAACCAAAATCGGGAGAAAGAAGAGTTTGAGGAGAGAAAAATgtgtagttgaaaatattaaatggttttaataaatatttttaaaattaaaaaatataaaaagggaccatttttttctcaagttttaaaaaaattatatttttttctcaagttttaaaaatattaaaggaacTTATGACCCCACAACCCTGACCTACTTTTTAGacctaacccaaaaaaaaaatgaaaaaaaaattgatgtctatgactcaaaataaattttgaaactgGATAGAAATCAAAATTGTCTCCAGTAACAAGCATTTAGATTACTTTTTCATATAATTCTGAAGAACTTCTGAAGAACGACTATAATAATGCGAGGCAAATTAAAGGATCAAGGTACAAAGATAGGtaattatttcaactaaaattaAACACGAGGTGCTTATGAAAGGCAAGATTTACATCTTCAAATTGCCTTGCattttttgaacttcaagtaaaaTCCAATGCATATATTTTTCCGATCTCTTTATTCGGAAGAAACTTTCCTTCACTGCAATATTACATAATTTGTGCTTATATGAATActaaattctttatttcatttttattttcttggaaaTGAAATATTAGTTACAATGTTCATCATCCATTGCGTTTCCTAGGAAGCCATCTAATTTTGGATTTCAGATGGGAAGTGGGACAGCTCGGAGAGGATGAAGTCTGGACAAGTTGAGACTAAATTTCTCCTGCATGTCCAAGTATTTTGGAGCAACGTCACCCTCAATTTTCCATTTAAATGTATTCAACAGTGTGCCAAGCATAACTGGAATCGTCCGTATTACCAAGGGCAAATCAGGGCAAATCCTTCGACCAACACCAAATGAAATTAACTCAAAATCTTGACCTCGCACATCcaattttgaatccttaaaccTATCAGGATTAAACACCAAAGGGTCTTCCCAAAGGGTTGAGTCCCAACCAATTGCCCATACATTACTCATCACTTTTTAACCTTTAGGGATAGTGTAGCCACATACCTCAACATCTTTCCCTGCTTCTCGAGGAACCAAAAAAGGAGCTGGAGGGTGCAGCCTGTAAGTCTCTTTAATAACGCACTGCAAATAAGGGAGTCGGACTATGTCAGCTTCCTCTATTGCCTTCCCTT contains the following coding sequences:
- the LOC124894040 gene encoding geraniol 8-hydroxylase-like, translated to RVKRVLIFALTKKELSFNFHLKVLSVFQDIFVAGTDTSSNVIEWAMAKILKAPEIMKKAQAELVEVIGEGKAIEEADIVRLPYLQCVIKETYRLHPPAPFLVPREAGKDVEDSKLDVRGQDFELISFGVGRRICPDLPLVIRTIPVMLGTLLNTFKWKIEGDVAPKYLDMQEKFSLNLSRLHPLRAVPLPI